A window of Eriocheir sinensis breed Jianghai 21 chromosome 39, ASM2467909v1, whole genome shotgun sequence genomic DNA:
GAGCTCGCCATCCTGGTAATTATGATAACTACGTCTCGGCATCAGGGTTGTGAAACATTCCAGCAAGACACATCTCAGCCTTTGTGCAGTCAAGATTTTATCACAGttcatatacatatatttttttacagcaaaggagacagtgcaagggcgtaaaaaaaaaagaaaacaataataataaaaaagcccgctacttactggtcctgaatagagtggccaaaaagagaaatcagttttgggaggaaaggtgtcctgatatatACAGCATTAGTAAGAAAAGGCCCTAAATTCTACCTAAAATAGTTACTAGCAGCCTATAACTCAACAATGGGAGCACAGCATTATTGGTTCAGCACGATGaggtgtcaaaataaatagaaaatgttgaataatgggaggggggaagagggtcaCTAATAACCCCTTGCCACGGGCAATTACACCCACCAAACCTATAAATTCTATTATTTGGAAACAAACTGCAATACTGTATAATGGTCTTAGTTACAAAGAAAAAGCTATATAGAGTCAAGATACAGTCATTGAATGTTGGCAGTAATGTTCTGCCATTGGTGAATTCAATgccaattttttttcaaaatttctGGAAAAAATGCACTTCCAGCCTTTGCTTACTAGGCATCTCAATTATGAAGGTTATTTAAGTTTAGAAAGCAAGCAGAGAATCACTCCATCCACAATACACATGCAAGCACTAGGAAGGTGGCGCACCATATATGTAGATGAGGGTCGCAGACTCAAAGATGGCAAGCACAAAAATGATGAAGCTCCCTCCAAAATAATCCATCAGACTCAGTATCCACAGACCGCCCTGAGGAGAATGGGTGGGCAGGGTAGCAAACAGAGGTATACCTGGAGGCTCCAGGCCAGACTCATTTTGTTGGAAAGCTGGAGTCCAGAAAGCATTGACATTCTATGAATGCCAGTCTGTAGTAAAAGTGGTAAACCTTTATTTGCAGGAGTAACATAACTGACATCAGGACTTTACTGAGACAAAATTGCCAAAGGACAGTGGTATGAAATATACATCTCAATAAACAGAACCAGATTATGGAGATAATAGATATaattcagtttctctctctgcttattaTATTGTTAAACAAGTAAGAAACTCCTTCCTTTTTGTCCATAGAGTATATTTTATTATTAACTACAATTATTACTTTCTGGAGTATACTtgtatgaaagaaaagaggagaggaacagttAAAACATTTTTGACAAATTGAAGAAATAATATTCAAGACAAATAAAAATCAGATGAGGAGACACTGAAAAAGATGTAATAAGACTAACTGGTGTGGTGTAGAAGAGGCTGGCAAGGAATGTGGCAACACAGACAACGATGGTGACAAGAAGTGTCCACCTGGCAGGGCACTCGTCCGTAATGACGGTGATGATAGATCCTAAAAGGCCCTGGATGGAGCCCACACAGAGGGTGAGCAGCATCATGAAGAAGAGCACTGAGAACAGCTGTGGGAGGAGGGTGAATTGTTGATGACATGGGGGAAGGAGaagcctgttattttttttttatgcaatgcAAACGTTTGGGGGAAACATTCAGAACAGAAACTTCCTCCCTTGTAATACCTGTGGGGCAAAGGTAAACCTGGCAAGGGCTTCAGGGTATGAGATGAAGGCCAGACCACTCCCACTTCTCACCACATCTTCAATCTCCACATCAATCTCATGAGCGAGGTTTCCGAGGATGGCAAAAATAGTAACGCCAGCAAGCAGTGAAGTAAAGGTGTCTATGATGCTGATGATCCATGTAACcctgaaagggagagaataaaaggtCACATCGAGAATGTTGGAGCTGTGGCTGCTTGGTGTGTGGAGGCTGGGTGAGGTTTGTGCATGTATGTGAGGGACTGTTTCAGTTCCAATTCAGTTCCAGCTGTATGACCTTAACTCATTATATTTTATCGTAACTCATTTtaagaggtgggcgcggtactgaaaaatcagtagtgatGTTGTGGTAGTgaggtactttttccggagtagtgcggttgtggtagtgtggtcccatttttttctttcctagtgtggtacgcggtgtgcggtactgcggtagcggtagtcaaaataaaaaatacttcggTGCCTATCCTGTCTATCCAAATAttgaaacatgcttaaaatagtacaattgccTTAATTTATAATAGATTTTCCccaaataatagcaataataaatcAAACTGCTACAAATGCACTTTTGGAAtcaatttatttaatatttatcatattttatatataatagaaaaatatTCTCTAGTTTCCTCAGAcctcagcactcctcctcctcttcctccttcttgaccCCCTCCTGCCAGTCCATGGCATACTCCTTGTAACTGAGGAGCTTAGGATTTTTTTAAgctcctaaaaaaatgaaaaatcggccggcaccacggacgtgtccggggttgaaatggccggcaccacgcgggttaaagaagactcgcagcgtagtagtttagtctgtctgttttgtatttaattttgaacaataactgaagtCAGAacgattgaatcactgattctgatgaccgATAATGATTGACTGATCGAGTCTgattcactaaaaaaaaaaaaaaaaaaaaaaaaatctgtgagcatgctgcgctgcaaatgtcgtcttcgatagctttcaaagtaccgcaaaagaGTACTGCAGGATTTTTTTAGTgcagtccgcggtagtgcggtattttcagaaattttgcggtagtgcggtactttttttgtgatgcggtactaccgtaCTACTGCACTAAGTATGGCACTTGTCCACCTCTGCTCATTTTCTTATAAATTTTCTTATCCTACAATCATCCTTTTATGTAATTAGTCTTTATTTTGCTACTTTAAGATTATTTTCAAACATGATATGATTGCCCATTAAAAAATATGGTTtaagaggccagttggcctatacaaggcagctcctgtaaatctAACCCCACTGTCCTATGTATTTGGTAAATGTCAAATCTCAAACTGATGGGTCACCCTCCACTTTTCCTGTTTTAATCACTTTGAAAACTTTTCCGTTTAAAAAAATGTGGCAGAGATAGAGAATGTCTGTGCCGTACCTTACTAGCAGTTGTTAACACATTGTACCTGTATACATTTTGGGAGAAGGAGTTGTAGGAGGCCAGGTGGATGAGGGTACCAAACCCAATTCCGAGGCTGAAGAAAGCTTGTGTGACCGCTGCGAACCACACCTGGGAATGAATTGGGATGGGAGTGTACAGAGCCAGGTCTAGGTGCAAGCAACACAGCATCCCCTCGGGGCCCTTTTGTCCCTTGATATGTATAATTAATAATTGATATTAAACACTGCTAGTGAATTTCAACTAGGACCATATAGCAATACTATTTAGGACTGCGTAATGCAGTGACATGTCCAATAGAGAGGCAGATATAATGTAAGAGTCGAGGGAGTAGATTGTGAagtggttgaatgggtgaagTGCGGTGATCTGAGATGCTTTAACGTGatgagaagagaatgaatgaggatGGCTTTGTGAAGAGAGTATATGAGGGTAGGATAGAGGCAGACGGTGTCAGGGGAGGTAACCAGAGAAATGGACCATTGAGATTAGACGAGTAATGGAGAGAGTTGGTAGGTGAGGGATGGAGTGTGGAGAGGGATACTACTGAGACAGGAAATATTTGAGAAGATTTTCCATGGCCACCCCCTTGAGGGAAGCTTCTGTGAGGGAAcaaggtagatagatacagaagATATAGGAAGAAACTCCCAAAGCTGTTCCCACATAGGGCCCTCAGAAGAACAGAACTGTAATAGATGTGAATATAATCTAGGGAAACTTTCAAACCTTCAGCATAGTAAAGCTGAAAAGAAATTCTAAAGTAAAAAATGTAGCTCCTTTCCACATTACGCAATGAGGTAAGGAAGATATATTTCTAGCCGACTACTAGACTTGATAACTtgtattaaccccttgactgcggatttcctataagaagacatcaccaagttacaggaacagaacaaaaagtggctgctacaattcaatcaaGAAAAATGTCAAGTCATGCACAttaggaggggaaatccagcataccagtaccacatgggaaacactccactatccatcacagaggcagagaaagacctgggactatatgttaccaggctaccaggtgAAATCCGTGTCACTCGCAGCAGACGGGTCAAAGCTCTATTTGAAATATATTAAATGTTACtgagaagaacaaaacaaaaatgagtgAATATTTTTGGTAGAGAGCTATGTACTGCAGTAGAATGATGCAGGCTGATTATGATGAAACACCCTGACAAAAAACTAAATTAAAAATGAACCTCATGTACTACTGATGTGATGATAGCGTAAGTCATCTCCAGAGACAAATCACTGAATAATTTGCCTTCTCCAACCCTTGCAGCACTCCCATCACACTCGGCTAATAAATGGTAGGCTGCACTTCATACCAAACTTTCATCACTTGCGTCGTGATACTTGAGCTAATTTTGAACCTATCTAAAGTTTGGTCATTTACTTGTGAATCAAGGAGCCGCGTCCACTGTGGGGTGATGAAGTAGAGCATCCCGTCCACAGCCCCGGGCAGGAGGGCGCCGTGAATCATCAGTGACACCAACAGTACATAGGGAAACAGTGCTGTGAAGTATGCCACCTGTGGGAAATTTTTTCTCTAAAGTGTGAGAGATGGAAGATAGCCTTAGCTCTTAAAATGTACTATTCCcaagatacacacacaaaaaaagtgatAATGTACTGATTTAAGATTTGACAGTAAACTATATGATTACTTATTGTCTGATCACAtaactttttcatctttttagctACAAATTAGCCTTGTTCTTGCTCCGTAAATAGAAAAAGCTAAGGTGCTCAATGCAGAAATGAATTGGTCAGCCATCGATAATGAGTTTTCGTTTGAATGGCACctgtatttaacccggtagcagcggggatcatgtttcttaatggtccctctaagcgagaaaaatgagaaaaaatcatcactcacacaaaccatttcataatatatatcgaagcatttgtgatcagtttatgtatcatctatttttgagggtttaaatcatggcacaaatttggcccgtcgttgctacacggtaaagccacaaatttggcctgtttctgctactgggttaaggcaACTGTACAAAATTAGCATCCCAAAAGGTATGAATACAAACATATTGTAGAGATCGAATGCATACCAGATTTAAGCAAATAACAAATACAAGAAGAAACCTAACCTTGCCTGAGGACTTGATACCCTGGGCCTGTGTGAGGAAGAGTAGCAGCCAGGAGAAGAGTAGACACAACACCAGCCGCCAGTCAGGAAGACCAATGCCGTCTGTGATGTCATCCTTTAGCTGCAGGACATAGTTGCTGCAGAGGaacggagagggaaaaaaaaaaaaaatacataaagggaagagaaagggttagGAAGAGGGAATGTGTTTGAACAGTAAGCTGACATGTGTGTGGAGGGTAGAGTATGAAAGGCATTAAGGGACAGGGAAGTATTTGGATAAAAGTGAAAAGAGTAAAGGAATATGCATAAGTACAGCAATGTGGTGTTAGAAGAAGAAAATGtctgaagggaagtgaaggagagcatTGTAATAGAATTGTGCAGAACAGAAGGATGTGATGATGTGGACCGCGATGTAATGGTAGTAAGTCAATAAATGGATTCTAGTGATTCTCAGAAATTATATGAATACAATTTGAGTGGTGGCACGAAGCTAGAGACTCAAACATGCTGCAATAGAAGCAAAAGCAGGTTATACATAGGGCCGtacgtattacaagtcaaacccgagaagtttcaggtccctacaaaggtcagtttagagTTGATATGATGGTAACCTATAGAATCTGTAGCAAGGTATCTCAACAAGTCATCAAGGCATCTGGGTGCTGGGACTCACAAGAAGTACTGCTCTGCAGATGACTGTGAGTTGTTGCTTCGTCCCAAGCTGCGCGAGGTAAAATCAACACAGTTCTCGTCTGCCCAGTCTTTGTCGCACACTGACCACGGCAAGATGTCAGAGAAGGACATGCCCAGGTAGAAAACCGTCAGTCCCATGAGGAAGGAGTAGTACGTTACCACATACCAAGTTGCAATCATCTGTCCGTACCCAATGCCTGTGGAGGAATAGTGAGACATCTAAGAGCTGCACATAGCAAGTGGGGTTTACTTCAAAGGATATCCTCTCTAAATTTGTAACTATATAATCTGGAACATGTATTCATTTCTCTAATTGCAAAATTTTTCAAAGAGGTTGTTTCTCTATGTACGATTATTTACTTAGcattatttacctagttgtgatatacaggaaatAAGTTATGCTCATGAGATCCTGTATCTGTGTCTTGAACAGTCAAACTTTATTTTAAATTCATGCAAAGTTTTGGAGTGGATGATCTTCCTATCGAAATCATTCCACAGCTCAGTGCATCTGTGTGGAAAattgtatttcttgatgtctttcAAACACCTTGCCTTCAGTTTCTTTCTAtgctctcttgtttctttctcattACTTACAAACAGATATTCTCTATTAATTCTGTCTACTCCCATCACTGCCCTGAATAGTGCAATCatatcacctctctcctcctccttccagccttGCCAAGATTACCTGTCTAGTGTCTACATTAGTGTATGCCACTTTTATCATGTCATGTCTTTTATCACGACTGATGTACCTTTCATTGCAGGCACCGTCTCCCACACCCTAATGCTGCCGGACGAGGAGAACTGACCAATCACAAGCTCGAGGAAGTAGAGTGGCTGACAAGTTCAGGGATAAAAAATAACTGAGGTAAATCACAATACATAGACATTTCGTTCTACTGATAATGTGAGTTAAAAAAGCTTTTTGTTGTTTATACATGAGTAAAGAGACACAATGACTTTAATCAAGGGCACATTAGTCATTGTAATTCCAACAAACATCCTCCACAGGATCTCCATGTGTAAAATGGTTGCCTCACACTGTCCTGCATTATACTGTCAAGTCAATCTCTACTGGAGTTAATCTTTCACTCACCCTTCCAATCAAGGTTAGGACAATTAGGTAAGGGATGAGGAAGGCGCCGCCACCATTATCAAAGGCGGCTGTTGGGAACCTCCACACGTTGCCCAGCCCGACGGAGGTGGCCATGCAAGCCATGATGAATTCTACAGGGCGGTCCCACTGGTCCCTTGCCTCATTTGCTAGATTCTGTTTACAAGGAGATGCTAAGAGGTGAGGAGTCTGTATACAGTTTTTTGTACCCCGTGATAGATGGGACAGTATTGAGCCTTAAGCCTGGAAGTGACATGGAAGGTTTTTGTTAAAAAGTAAGGATATGCATATATTGTTTGGGGCCACATATAAGAGGACCAGGCAAAAAATATTGATCTTTTGTGTCACATGGTAAGTGTACAATACAGAGCAAGCCATGTGGGTGGCATCATGTGTCTCAGGTGTGGGGAACATGAAATGCAGAAAGATGCGATTATTGCCCAGTGCCCACCTCTGAGGAGGCAATAATATATTTATGTAGTCCACCTGTCTGCCTATTACCAAAGCATCTAAACACAGATTGATATGTAGTCTCCGAATTCAAAAGAGAATATTGGTGAATATCTCAAGTTGGTTAAACCTTTCAGAAAACGAATGAAAACTGACTGAAAGATGGCAATTACATAAATAATTGGATGAACTGAATGACTTGCAGCAGCTATATGGTAAAACCCGCCTGTGCTTGAGGGCAGACCACAGAGGCTTCCACTGGATACCAAAAGATGTTAGGAAGAGCAGCTTGTTTTGgactttttatatgtatttgttttccccTTATTTAATTCCTTTGCTTTGTAACAGACTCTTCTTGTTTGTGTATTGGTTTATTGTGATAATTTTTAGATTTACATGTTAGGGCAGACCATTAAGTATGGACCACACAGAATGTTTGAAATGCATTTATAGCTTAATCAATGTAAATACTACCTCTGCAGTTTCTGATGTTCTCTCCAGAGGTTCAGTAGTGTTGCTGTTGTCTGTCCCTCCATAATCATTGTCAATGACTCCATTTATGAGGCCATTctgtggagagaagaaagggtcaTCTGAGAAAGAAGATGGACTCTTTTAAGGTAATGAAGATGATAATGCTTGTAGGGAAGTAGATGAGATTTAAGTGGAGTAcgggtaactctcaatttacgcgagtattgtgtccttgaagaggtcgcgtaaatcaaaaacaatgtaaatcaaacaagaggtaggtttctatcgaaaaataaatattcacttcattcagtggagagagagagagagagagagagagagagagagagagagagagagagagagagagagagagagagagagagagagagagagaatatccatatcaccgagatatccactcagtctcagcctcactcgtgtgaggaagaaatgagggacaccatgagcgactggctagtattggtaccggtaccgagcagtctggtaccggtaccgtaccgtatagctggtaccgttagtaccggtactggtaccagtacctgcccacccctattgttgagtagcgtggcagcgtgggtactgtattgttgttcaagtggcgcgcgggaagaactgagctcagctgtgtggccgcggcgccgtgtgagtccagttgcgtgagacatctggtggccactccataaagtatcacgtataagtgaaaaaattgTGTAAATGAAACTTTTATTTGGATTtaggaccccgcgttatttaaaaaacgcgtaaaccaaacacgcgtaaatcgagagttacctgtaaacTGAAAAAAAGTGTGGGAGAAAAACTATGAGTATATGGGATAATGAAG
This region includes:
- the LOC127008953 gene encoding sodium-dependent nutrient amino acid transporter 1-like; its protein translation is MEGEVSPLHAKKQNGLINGVIDNDYGGTDNSNTTEPLERTSETAENLANEARDQWDRPVEFIMACMATSVGLGNVWRFPTAAFDNGGGAFLIPYLIVLTLIGRPLYFLELVIGQFSSSGSIRVWETVPAMKGIGYGQMIATWYVVTYYSFLMGLTVFYLGMSFSDILPWSVCDKDWADENCVDFTSRSLGRSNNSQSSAEQYFFNYVLQLKDDITDGIGLPDWRLVLCLLFSWLLLFLTQAQGIKSSGKVAYFTALFPYVLLVSLMIHGALLPGAVDGMLYFITPQWTRLLDSQVWFAAVTQAFFSLGIGFGTLIHLASYNSFSQNVYRVTWIISIIDTFTSLLAGVTIFAILGNLAHEIDVEIEDVVRSGSGLAFISYPEALARFTFAPQLFSVLFFMMLLTLCVGSIQGLLGSIITVITDECPARWTLLVTIVVCVATFLASLFYTTPGGLWILSLMDYFGGSFIIFVLAIFESATLIYIYGLKKIIQDVKFMLNIDLGFYWKITWGLCPVLLLGIFTYSMVFLDLPTVRDELFPDIAYVCGFFFASLGMAMVPIGFFYSLAHTQGKTVREKFNIMLSPTDKWGPKQEVHKKEWEKIK